From the Syngnathoides biaculeatus isolate LvHL_M chromosome 10, ASM1980259v1, whole genome shotgun sequence genome, one window contains:
- the myorg gene encoding myogenesis-regulating glycosidase produces MYQVVPGGAGGTVTDAIPKQKHSKDTRPLVGAGVLGLVLVIAAVSAWSYYIASLRKAELLKTQLLDLNKDGYIIRNQGGAIVFRMDFRSGTLDLDSCTKEGELLSCGRTTDRSLNFFIETVRPKDTVQCYRVRWEELVPDISVAHAMTYRFAHWYGGAVSAIQHWPISISGQQSPKPFVTSDIYSNRNEFGGILESYWLSSNATAIKINNSVPFHLGWNDTEKTMYFQARYNDSPFKPNPGEAPCAELSYRVCVGLDVTSIHKYMVRRYFNKPNKVPAKAMFQHPIWSTWALHKTDIDQEKLLTYAANIRKYNFNCSHLELDDRYTPRYGEFEFDPIKFPNASSMFQKLKSSGFLVSLWIHPFVNYNSENFHTCVDRGLFVREPTGQLPALVRWWNGIGGIVDFTNPEARDWFASQLRSLRSKYGVSSFKFDAGETNYLPWKFSTKIPIRDPSFFTRRYTELAIPYNDRAELRSGYQSQNISCFFRPIDRDSVWGYELGLKSLIPTVLTISILGYQFILPDMIGGNAYLNRTDGNRALPDRELYIRWLELSAFMPSMQFSIPPWAYDNEVVEIARKYTALHQSIVAPRVLELAGEVLDTGDPIIRPLWWIATGDETAYKIDSQFLIGDDLMVAPVLEPGKQERDIYLPAGRWKSYKGERFDIKEPLHLTDYPVDLDEIAYFVWV; encoded by the exons ATGTACCAAGTTGTACCCGGGGGAGCCGGTGGCACAGTAACAGATGCTATCCCCAAGCAGAAACACAGCAAGGACACCAGGCCCTTAGTTGGAGCAGGAGTTCTTGGCCTGGTGTTGGTGATTGCAGCAGTGTCTGCATGGTCTTATTATATTGCTTCGCTCCGAAAAGCTGAGCTACTCAAGACTCAGCTGCTGGATTTGAATAAAGATGGCTACATTATCCGCAATCAGGGAGGAGCTATTGTTTTCAGAATGGATTTCAG GTCAGGGACATTGGATTTGGACTCTTGCACCAAAGAAGGAGAGCTTCTTAGCTGTGGACGCACTACTGATAGAAGCCTCAACTTCTTCATTGAGACGGTTCGGCCCAAAGACACAGTGCAGTGCTACCGTGTACGTTGGGAGGAGCTGGTTCCTGACATTTCTGTCGCACATGCGATGACGTATAGGTTTGCCCACTGGTATGGTGGTGCTGTGTCAGCTATTCAACATTGGCCCATTTCCATCTCTGGACAACAGTCTCCCAAACCCTTTGTGACTAGTGACATCTACTCCAATCGCAATGAGTTTGGAGGAATCTTGGAGAGCTATTGGCTTTCATCGAATGCTACGGCCATCAAAATTAATAATTCAGTGCCATTCCACCTGGGCTGGAATGACACAGAGAAAACAATGTACTTCCAAGCAAGATACAATGACAGTCCCTTCAAGCCGAATCCTGGGGAGGCTCCATGTGCTGAACTGAGCTACAGAGTATGTGTTGGTTTGGATGTGACATCCATTCACAAGTACATGGTTCGTCGATACTTCAACAAACCAAATAAAGTGCCTGCCAAAGCCATGTTTCAGCACCCTATCTGGTCCACTTGGGCACTTCATAAGACGGACattgatcaggaaaagcttttgaCGTATGCTGCCAACATCCGCAAATATAACTTTAACTGCAGCCACCTGGAATTAGATGACCGCTACACACCCCGTTATGGAGAATTTGAATTTGACCCAATAAAGTTCCCCAATGCCTCATCCATGTTTCAAAAGCTTAAATCATCTGGATTTCTTGTGTCTCTCTGGATTCACCCTTTTGTAAACTACAACTCAGAGAACTTCCATACTTGTGTGGATAGAGGCCTGTTTGTCCGGGAGCCTACTGGTCAGCTGCCAGCTTTAGTCCGGTGGTGGAATGGAATCGGTGGAATTGTGGACTTCACAAACCCAGAAGCTCGTGATTGGTTTGCCTCCCAGCTGCGTTCCCTTCGCTCTAAATACGGGGTGTCTTCCTTCAAGTTTGACGCAGGAGAGACCAACTACTTGCCGTGGAAGTTCAGCACCAAAATTCCCATTCGGGATCCAAGTTTTTTTACAAGACGTTACACAGAGTTGGCCATTCCCTACAATGACCGAGCAGAGCTACGAAGCGGCTACCAGTCTCAGAACATATCGTGTTTCTTTAGGCCTATTGATAGAGATTCTGTGTGGGGCTACGAGTTGGGACTCAAATCTCTTATTCCCACTGTGCTCACCATCAGCATTCTGGGTTATCAGTTCATTCTACCCGACATGATAGGAGGAAATGCCTATCTGAACCGCACCGATGGAAATCGGGCATTACCTGACCGAGAACTCTACATTCGTTGGCTGGAGCTGTCAGCGTTCATGCCCTCCATGCAGTTTTCTATCCCACCATGGGCCTATGACAATGAGGTTGTCGAAATTGCACGCAAATACACTGCACTCCATCAGAGTATTGTTGCACCGCGGGTCTTGGAGCTGGCCGGTGAAGTGTTGGACACTGGAGACCCAATTATACGACCGTTGTGGTGGATTGCTACAGGTGATGAAACCGCCTATAAAATAGACTCCCAATTTCTGATTGGAGATGATCTCATGGTAGCACCTGTTTTAGAACCCGGAAAGCAAGAGCGTGATATTTACCTCCCTGCCGGTCGCTGGAAAAGCTATAAAGGGGAGAGGTTTGATATCAAAGAGCCGCTTCACCTCACAGATTATCCTGTAGATTTGGATGAAATTGCTTACTTTGTATGGGTGTAG